A region of Polyodon spathula isolate WHYD16114869_AA chromosome 4, ASM1765450v1, whole genome shotgun sequence DNA encodes the following proteins:
- the LOC121314101 gene encoding junctional protein associated with coronary artery disease-like, with translation MYSVEDLLISHGYKLPKNAPSANKNQYADCHHEITENRSGHATVNGYETDSGAYVYSRQAPAKGYFSENECRESSQRRKAGSGNQGDTQPSGDFHTTDAGFNDGSSGMYSSRQRSERDVAHWRRRGQDFSVLLNYADSGEPRGNNSSKPEEVRQEVFAKDPKSERENAHLKEQDVVQGKRTITGNRKWQSLGTEEWKPAVGLGRQLSDGDGDRWAQEQHCHRPEGGTVHPKTKGKSQSLPRVLSPGSLQFVDMSAATQETCSSQRLNSKYLDRPANKEQWTENSRPGAPVALLPKPRFSRPLKPPSYEAHQQTRGSSEMIAGGPDLKAKDGAGSNFSKSEEARVEPFSQETAGSNMEPPVYVPPPSYKTPFQKKGNQKTFHEVPNQKYRSEVQQVPESRDTGKWLSRQVDSSWVEHQKDKSILSKKHMYPGFIDDHLGCIQYIPFDDPRLKHMLGGPCGNPLTDSDKIKNSKKEMPTDKVFEQSTQDSAFLIPPGLIYDVASKASNTEHANSNRWFSASQKQNDNLVASNQNCALYHKDQSNPYQARMSRQYPQPGQGFAETVTQVKKFEPGAGTERKRNSKRTLNETIFCLVSVPVHLQPNGQSSDQNNNTMTLGTVENAAGKNTGSLENQTLHSTSSTDLELQALTGRMMNHKAGRKPQQRTDTDYKEMDGLKSSQLQKHKELRYSGSWPGDQYRDQETQTSYIEPLQGASQGAPSNQAHNQCHSDSETKELNLDTEGGRYVQHGYPMKGQMCLNPSSNSAFSRTTNFSNQVNKSKAHQMQPSGNLGEKNISAMRCETKPSSASNGKAAFGQFLLKPVSRRPWDAIEELESINKEFQDQIGTRAAGNQFIGDPEMAYKEPGNLQTGSCDTEIVKTEVWNQKHVQSILSEPLPYTTSRMNCVSQCSTVPPDPEYNNMRDVSRTSLKTAGVSRLAQKNNPVLQEHKYGDIRAVSQTSLKSVVTSRTSKQDTPFPSEPLYGDVEAVSQTALKTVSGLSKQDKIEPGRKIKDFSIPKVNGQEISSNSFGIAIEDSSFQEIRSINCNINTQQEERKRVNGLTGVTFLPDKDTTNESDDDVSCNWITYKTDKTQSAALSELFEFKSAEDIPENESLEVRAARILGIDVPVESLSVADQLLELDKLEPLTERHAFTKGVTERTNGKSGHVRGELEDSCAGDAAESVEHVRRKEERELTKARKEINIVCLQKCHVENKVKRDPGKGENVSGKFLVPGAIEEKMIAATPDSDKKSRSTSRMIEALQGKLASSPSRSVLERMVRMKEVDSVSRMRRLSIKSSDSDEAEHEKTPKQRQQETGSIFTFTTHRESLNNHSSQGAAVTKRIITLTQRKERLREDEGGIYLSDSYDPSRVERV, from the exons ATGTACAGCGTGGAGGATCTCCTGATTTCTCACGGATACAAACTGCCCAAAAATGCTCCTTCAGCCAACAAGAATCAATACGCCGATTGCCACCATGAAATCACAGAGAACAGGTCTGGTCACGCAACAGTGAACGGGTATGAAACAGACAGCGGGGCCTACGTTTACAGCAGGCAGGCTCCAGCAAAGGGCTACTTCAGTGAGAATGAATGCAGGGAGAGCAGCCAGAGGAGGAAAGCTGGCAGCGGTAACCAAGGTGACACACAGCCCTCGGGTGATTTTCACACTACAGATGCAGG GTTCAATGATGGATCTTCCGGAATGTATTCCTCACGACAAAGGAGCGAGAGAGATGTGGCCCACTGGAGAAGAAGAGGGCAAGATTTTAGTGTTTTACTCAATTATGCCGACAGTGGAGAGCCGAGAGGAAATAACTCTTCAAAACCAGAAGAGGTGAGACAAGAGGTGTTTGCAAAGGATCCGaaaagtgaaagagaaaatgCGCACCTGAAAGAGCAAGATGTGGTGCAAGGGAAACGGACTATCACTGGCAACAGGAAGTGGCAAAGCCTGGGCACAGAGGAGTGGAAGCCGGCTGTGGGGTTAGGAAGGCAGCTGTCGGACGGAGACGGCGACAGGTGGGCACAAGAGCAGCACTGCCACAGACCTGAGGGTGGCACCGTTCatccaaaaacaaaaggaaaatctcAGTCGCTACCTAGAGTATTGTCACCAGGCAGCCTGCAGTTTGTAGACATGTCTGCAGCTACTCAGGAGACGTGCAGCAGCCAGAGACTCAACAGCAAATATCTTGACAGGCCAGCTAACAAAGAACAATGGACTGAAAACAGCAGGCCAGGGGCTCCCGTTGCACTTTTACCAAAGCCCAGGTTTAGCAGGCCGCTTAAGCCCCCATCGTATGAGGCCCACCAGCAGACGAGAGGGAGCTCGGAAATGATTGCTGGAGGCCCAGACCTCAAGGCAAAAGATGGAGCCGGGTCTAATTTTTCAAAGAGTGAGGAAGCAAGGGTTGAGCCTTTCTCACAGGAGACTGCTGGCTCTAACATGGAGCCTCCAGTTTACGTACCTCCTCCATCTTACAAAACGCCTTTTCAAAAAAAAGGTAACCAAAAGACCTTTCATGAAGTGCCTAATCAGAAGTACCGGAGTGAGGTTCAGCAGGTGCCAGAAAGCAGGGACACAGGGAAATGGTTGTCAAGGCAGGTTGACAGCTCGTGGGTTGAACACCAGAAGGATAAAAGTATATTAAGCAAGAAACATATGTATCCTGGATTTATAGATGACCATCTGGGATGTATTCAGTACATACCCTTTGATGATCCGCGTTTAAAACACATGCTAGGGGGTCCATGTGGAAACCCCTTGACTGACTCTGACAAAATCAAGAATAGCAAGAAAGAGATGCCCACTGATAAAGTTTTCGAACAGTCCACACAAGATAGTGCCTTTTTAATCCCACCGGGATTAATTTACGATGTGGCGAGCAAAGCATCCAATACTGAACATGCTAACAGCAATAGATGGTTTAGTGCTTCACAAAAACAGAATGATAATCTTGTAGCATCTAACCAAAACTGTGCCCTGTACCACAAAGATCAATCTAACCCTTATCAGGCCAGAATGTCTAGGCAATACCCACAACCAGGTCAAGGCTTTGCCGAAACTGTAACCCAAGTAAAAAAGTTTGAACCAGGTGCAGGAACGGAGAGAAAAAGAAATTCCAAAAGAACATTGAATGAGACCATATTCTGCCTGGTGTCTGTGCCGGTTCACTTGCAACCAAATGGTCAGAGCTCGGATCAGAATAATAACACAATGACTCTGGGCACTGTGGAAAATGCTGCTGGCAAAAACACAGGAAGCTTAGAAAACCAAACTCTCCACAGCACGTCCTCAACGGACTTGGAGTTGCAAGCACTTACTGGACGCATGATGAACCACAAAGCTGGGAGGAAGCCACAGCAGAGGACCGACACTGATTACAAAGAGATGGATGGCCTCAAGTCCAGCCAACTCCAGAAACACAAAGAACTTAGATACTCTGGGTCTTGGCCTGGAGATCAATACAGAGACCAGGAGACACAAACAAGCTACATTGAACCTCTACAAGGTGCTAGTCAGGGTGCGCCAAGCAATCAAGCACACAATCAGTGCCATTCCGATTCTGAAACAAAAGAGCTGAATTTGGATACTGAGGGCGGTAGATATGTTCAGCACGGGTATCCCATGAAAGGTCAAATGTGCCTGAACCCGTCCAGTAACAGCGCTTTTTCGAGGACAACCAATTTCTCTAACCAGGTAAACAAGAGCAAAGCACACCAAATGCAACCCTCAGGAAATCTAGGGGAGAAGAACATTTCAGCAATGAGATGTGAAACTAAACCATCCTCTGCCAGCAACGGGAAAGCAGCTTTCGGTCAGTTTCTCCTGAAGCCGGTCAGCCGTCGACCCTGGGATGCAATCGAGGAGCTCGAAAGCATCAACAAAGAATTTCAGGATCAGATTGGGACCCGCGCTGCTGGTAACCAATTCATAGGGGATCCTGAGATGGCTTACAAAGAGCCTGGAAATCTACAAACTGGGAGCTGCGACACTGAAATTGTAAAGACAGAAGTGTGGAATCAGAAGCATGTACAATCAATTCTATCAGAGCCACTCCCCTACACAACCAGCAGAATGAACTGCGTGTCCCAGTGCTCGACCGTTCCACCAGACCCTGAGTATAATAACATGAGGGATGTTTCCCGAACCTCACTGAAGACAGCGGGCGTCAGTAGACttgcacaaaaaaataacccAGTTCTACAAGAGCATAAATATGGAGACATTAGGGCAGTTTCCCAGACTTCACTTAAGAGTGTGGTCACCAGTAGAACATCAAAACAAGATACCCCTTTTCCATCAGAGCCTTTATATGGAGACGTTGAAGCTGTTTCCCAAACCGCACTTAAGACTGTCAGTGGACTGTCAAAGCAAGATAAAATAGAGCCTGGTAGAAAGATTAAGGACTTTTCTATTCCCAAAGTAAACGGGCAGGAGATTAGCTCAAATAGTTTTGGCATCGCCATTGAAGACAGTAGCTTCCAAGAAATAAGGAGCATAAACTGCAATATCAATACGCAACAAGAGGAAAGAAAGCGTGTCAATGGTTTAACGGGGGTTACGTTTCTACCAGATAAGGACACCACTAATGAAAGCGATGATGATGTGAGCTGTAATTGGATAACTTACAAGACAGACAAGACGCAGAGTGCAGCCCTAAGTGAACTGTTTGAATTCAAAAGTGCAGAGGACATCCCTGAAAACGAATCCTTGGAAGTGAGGGCTGCTAGGATATTAGGGATAGACGTCCCGGTTGAATCTCTGAGTGTTGCAGACCAGCTCCTGGAATTGGACAAACTGGAGCCTTTGACAGAGAGGCACGCGTTCACTAAAGGTGTAACAGAACGTACGAATGGAAAGTCAGGGCATGTGAGAGGAGAGCTTGAGGACAGCTGTGCAGGTGACGCGGCAGAATCCGTGGAGCATGTCAGACGTAAGGAGGAACGTGAATtaacaaaagcaagaaaagaaATTAATATTGTCTGTCTGCAGAAGTGCCATGTTGAAAACAAAGTTAAAAGAGACCCAGGAAAGGGTGAGAATGTCTCTGGCAAGTTTCTAGTGCCTGGTGCTATTGAGGAAAAGATGATTGCTGCCACTCCTGACTCGGATAAGAAAAGCAGAAGCACATCGAGAATGATTGAGGCCCTGCAGGGTAAGCTGGCTTCCTCTCCAAGCCGGAGCGTGTTGGAGCGCATGGTCAGGATGAAGGAGGTGGACTCGGTGTCCCGCATGAGGCGCCTGAGCATCAAGAGCTCGGACTCGGACGAAGCGGAACATGAGAAAACACCTAAACAACGGCAGCAGGAAACGGGAAGTATATTTACCTTTACCACTCACCGCGAGTCACTGAATAACCACTCGTCACAAGGGGCTGCTGTTACAAAAAGAATTATAACTCTGACCCAAAGAAAGGAGAGGCTTCGTGAAGATGAAGGCGGCATTTACCTTTCAG ATTCCTATGACCCCAGCAGAGTTGAAAGAGTGTGA